One region of Flavobacterium pisciphilum genomic DNA includes:
- a CDS encoding LodA/GoxA family CTQ-dependent oxidase produces the protein MDTKIIKKVAIYPAIGIARIGNSPEYYLASDLPGVAPVAEGGFKDGDNLFKKQVPLFRIYALDEEDNPLYEINLDTEPNVTIQWNVHVANRKAAWYQFNNALDLGKYSIPSLKRNGGITGTERDQLVIDPGPRIISGKNISGKEYQLDTGKFFDKEVSLGELKTDDKGRLLFFGGDGNSESRLNIRAITFANNDDWHDDTSDGVVRAKVTIGGQTFDAKPAVVACTPPNFGQGLFPVVSMLDVVQDLYLKEGWITSKETVNFYEDIYPILSRMSTTQWVNEGFFILFGTDSPSDFNNPEFIKQLENPDVQFESERKRVFEWFRDHQSTEYEPTKLPPHYGDLFGDYEDLPAVDLSVTATQYEMLRLWSEGKFITGAPKVVVPFEELSVSEQIDALSKAPLEECLGGPFHPGIEITWPFRHLMMWEEPFRLKVLSENEKVRDDYGGIITPEIALSVNGPLDGTGPGSLTRWLGVPWQTDEASCMSGYDVTLYLPLPSFWSVRVPNTVLSTDSYNRLKATTTNEGQKLKHFSYRVDWMRDFTSNYVPRINNMVAKWHQLGIITKQELDAQSKFLPDTLWVETDREGPKGIDPTLEQVRHAERESTEGAKLLRAVPRESHPLKRHEL, from the coding sequence ATGGATACTAAAATTATAAAAAAAGTAGCTATTTATCCAGCAATCGGAATAGCTAGAATTGGAAATTCACCTGAATATTATCTGGCTTCTGATTTACCGGGCGTAGCGCCAGTTGCAGAAGGTGGTTTTAAAGACGGTGACAATTTGTTTAAAAAACAAGTGCCTTTATTCCGTATTTATGCGTTGGATGAAGAAGACAATCCACTTTATGAAATTAATTTAGATACTGAACCTAATGTCACCATTCAATGGAATGTGCATGTGGCCAATAGAAAAGCGGCATGGTATCAGTTTAATAACGCTTTGGATTTAGGAAAATATAGTATTCCGAGTTTGAAGCGTAATGGAGGTATTACAGGTACAGAAAGAGATCAACTTGTTATTGATCCAGGACCTAGAATAATTAGTGGTAAGAATATATCTGGAAAAGAATATCAGTTGGATACTGGGAAATTCTTTGATAAGGAAGTTTCTTTAGGGGAGTTGAAAACAGATGACAAAGGACGCTTGTTATTTTTTGGTGGGGACGGAAATAGTGAATCCCGACTTAATATTCGTGCCATAACTTTTGCGAATAATGATGACTGGCATGATGATACATCAGATGGTGTTGTAAGAGCCAAGGTAACTATTGGTGGACAAACATTTGATGCCAAGCCTGCTGTTGTTGCTTGTACACCTCCAAATTTTGGACAGGGATTATTCCCAGTGGTAAGTATGTTGGATGTGGTTCAAGATTTGTATTTAAAGGAAGGCTGGATAACATCAAAAGAAACAGTAAATTTCTATGAAGATATCTATCCTATATTATCCCGAATGAGCACTACGCAATGGGTTAATGAAGGTTTCTTTATATTGTTTGGGACTGATTCTCCAAGTGATTTTAATAACCCTGAGTTCATCAAGCAGCTTGAAAATCCAGATGTTCAATTTGAATCAGAGAGAAAACGAGTATTTGAATGGTTTAGAGATCATCAATCTACTGAATATGAACCTACCAAGTTGCCTCCTCATTATGGTGATTTATTTGGTGATTATGAAGATTTGCCAGCTGTTGATTTATCAGTAACTGCTACTCAATATGAAATGCTACGTCTATGGTCTGAAGGTAAATTTATTACTGGAGCACCAAAAGTAGTTGTTCCTTTTGAAGAATTATCAGTAAGCGAACAGATTGATGCCTTATCAAAAGCCCCTTTAGAAGAATGTTTAGGAGGTCCTTTTCATCCCGGAATTGAGATTACATGGCCTTTCCGACACCTTATGATGTGGGAAGAGCCTTTTCGTTTGAAAGTGCTATCTGAAAATGAAAAAGTCAGAGATGATTATGGAGGTATCATTACTCCCGAAATTGCCTTGTCAGTAAACGGACCATTGGACGGAACAGGACCTGGATCGCTTACACGTTGGTTAGGTGTGCCTTGGCAAACGGATGAAGCCAGTTGTATGTCGGGTTATGATGTTACTCTCTATTTGCCATTGCCTTCATTCTGGTCGGTTAGGGTTCCAAATACTGTATTATCAACAGATAGTTATAACCGATTAAAAGCAACGACTACAAACGAAGGGCAGAAGTTGAAACATTTCTCCTATCGTGTGGATTGGATGCGTGATTTTACTTCAAATTATGTACCTCGTATTAATAATATGGTTGCCAAATGGCATCAGTTGGGTATTATTACCAAACAGGAACTTGATGCTCAATCGAAATTTTTGCCTGATACTTTATGGGTAGAAACTGATAGGGAAGGACCTAAAGGAATTGATCCTACTTTGGAACAGGTAAGACATGCCGAAAGAGAAAGCACTGAAGGGGCTAAATTATTAAGAGCAGTTCCGCGTGAGAGTCATCCATTAAAACGACACGAATTATAG
- a CDS encoding S8 family serine peptidase, whose amino-acid sequence MKTQITFLFFMITTISLSQSSEKWKQYIKEENERKVEKYYFTTLENAHYNKYKIVKKLDNAFCIVESESLGSNESLKKVVPVNNLWKLPPNFSNHREDKQYILATDSIESLIADLKSMNIFDIQILDNNLVIVKSDSKKIMDEIIALSSVSSISQESLQPKGESKIIDQNFSINHINKVNANFPLLNGENQIVSIKDDLFDLNDIDLLNKHIPSSTQSATVSSHATAMATIVSGLGNSSALGKGVVQKAKIQSSDFKNIYPDEVATLQGATIQNHSYGTEIENFYGSLANAYDSQLFSNTDLTHCFSSGNIGLVGYKSITGNFKQSKNSIVLGCIDQNEVIMPFSSKGPAYDGRIKPELVAFSTQGTSNSTALATGIITLMKQHYKTINNTSLTNASTKAILINSAKDLGNIGPDFTYGYGNINADKCLKTISENRIISGNLISGKTNSHEITLPANAKNLKITLVWNDLPAAINSNIGLINDLDIEVISDNNTAFLPWILNPDAPQDQATRGKDKLNNIEQVTIENPTSGSYNITVIGTYISNASQDYSIAYEYEIGSQFEWNYPVSNDNFPYDGKTISPFKWNSSFSGSVGQLSISYNNGQTWEIIASGINLDSEQFTYTPTEQKFSKAKLKMTIDAIDYISDSFTISYDLNIRTSLVCDGTTEINWDKPTDVASFNIYQLTGDHLEFKEQITNANYTYTDGKIHTVIPVFDDSEGIKSESTLQYDQNSNCYFELTQAEVYEENKVKVSASLFSLYNIKRIELVKIVNTTESVISAINDINSKEFSFLDASPIKGSNKYKINIILENNNVVSSLIVDANYLGNDLFFVHPTLLSKNEELNIEAKNEENAIFYLYSISGQNTITSPLLSKINTINLNNIASGIYIYKIITSLGGEQIGKIAVF is encoded by the coding sequence ATGAAGACACAAATTACTTTTCTCTTTTTTATGATAACGACTATCAGTCTCTCTCAAAGTTCTGAAAAATGGAAGCAATACATAAAAGAAGAAAACGAAAGAAAAGTTGAGAAATACTATTTTACTACTTTAGAAAATGCACATTATAACAAATACAAGATTGTAAAAAAACTTGATAATGCTTTTTGTATTGTTGAAAGCGAAAGTTTAGGATCTAACGAGTCCCTAAAAAAAGTAGTCCCTGTTAATAATTTATGGAAATTACCACCAAATTTTTCGAATCATAGGGAAGACAAGCAGTATATTTTAGCAACAGATAGTATCGAATCGTTAATTGCTGACTTGAAATCAATGAATATTTTTGATATACAAATACTAGATAACAATCTTGTAATTGTAAAAAGTGATTCCAAAAAAATTATGGATGAGATTATAGCATTGAGCAGTGTATCTTCTATTTCGCAAGAATCGTTACAACCAAAAGGAGAGTCTAAAATAATTGATCAAAATTTCAGTATTAATCATATAAATAAGGTCAATGCTAATTTCCCTCTTTTAAATGGCGAAAATCAAATTGTATCCATCAAAGACGACCTTTTTGATCTAAATGATATTGATTTATTAAATAAGCATATTCCTTCTTCAACACAATCGGCTACAGTATCAAGTCACGCAACAGCTATGGCAACTATCGTTTCTGGATTAGGAAATAGTTCTGCCCTAGGAAAAGGAGTAGTTCAAAAGGCTAAGATACAATCGTCTGATTTTAAGAATATCTATCCTGATGAAGTAGCGACTTTACAAGGTGCTACCATTCAAAATCATTCCTACGGAACAGAGATTGAGAATTTTTATGGCTCGCTCGCAAATGCTTATGATTCGCAACTATTCTCAAATACTGATTTGACTCATTGTTTTTCTTCTGGTAATATAGGACTTGTGGGGTATAAATCTATTACTGGTAATTTTAAGCAATCCAAAAATAGTATTGTATTGGGGTGTATCGACCAAAACGAAGTAATTATGCCATTTTCCTCAAAAGGTCCAGCTTATGATGGTCGAATAAAACCTGAGCTAGTAGCTTTTAGCACGCAAGGGACTTCAAATTCTACTGCATTAGCTACAGGAATTATTACTCTTATGAAGCAACATTATAAGACTATAAACAATACCTCTTTGACTAATGCCTCAACAAAAGCAATTTTAATTAATAGTGCAAAAGATTTGGGAAACATTGGCCCAGATTTCACTTATGGCTATGGTAATATCAATGCCGATAAATGCCTAAAAACAATCAGTGAAAATAGAATTATATCGGGTAATCTAATATCAGGCAAGACAAATTCACATGAGATTACACTTCCAGCAAATGCAAAAAACTTAAAAATCACATTAGTTTGGAACGATTTACCAGCTGCAATCAATAGTAATATAGGTTTGATAAACGATTTAGACATAGAAGTCATTTCGGATAACAATACTGCTTTTTTGCCATGGATTCTTAATCCTGATGCTCCTCAAGACCAAGCTACAAGAGGAAAAGACAAGCTTAATAATATAGAACAGGTGACTATTGAAAATCCCACATCAGGATCCTATAATATCACTGTTATTGGTACATACATCTCAAATGCATCTCAGGATTACAGCATTGCTTATGAATACGAAATAGGAAGTCAATTTGAATGGAATTATCCTGTAAGTAATGATAATTTTCCATACGATGGTAAAACGATTTCTCCTTTCAAATGGAATTCTTCATTTTCGGGAAGCGTTGGGCAATTGTCTATTAGTTACAATAATGGACAGACTTGGGAAATTATAGCAAGTGGTATAAATTTAGATAGCGAACAATTTACTTATACCCCTACAGAGCAAAAATTCTCAAAAGCTAAATTAAAAATGACCATTGATGCTATTGATTATATCTCTGATAGCTTTACGATTTCTTATGATTTAAATATCAGAACTAGTTTGGTTTGTGATGGCACAACAGAAATTAATTGGGATAAGCCTACTGATGTTGCTTCATTTAATATTTATCAATTGACAGGGGATCATTTAGAATTTAAAGAACAAATAACAAACGCTAATTATACCTATACTGATGGAAAAATTCACACTGTTATTCCTGTATTTGACGATAGTGAAGGAATAAAAAGTGAGTCTACATTGCAGTATGATCAAAATTCAAATTGTTATTTCGAATTGACTCAGGCAGAAGTTTATGAGGAGAATAAAGTAAAAGTCAGTGCTAGTCTTTTTAGCTTGTATAATATCAAAAGAATAGAGCTAGTAAAAATAGTTAATACTACCGAAAGCGTTATTAGTGCAATAAATGATATCAATTCAAAAGAATTCTCTTTTTTAGATGCTAGCCCAATAAAAGGCAGTAATAAATATAAAATCAATATAATTTTAGAAAACAATAATGTAGTGAGTTCTCTGATTGTGGATGCTAATTATTTAGGTAATGATTTATTCTTTGTTCACCCCACCTTATTAAGTAAAAATGAAGAATTAAATATTGAAGCCAAAAACGAAGAAAACGCTATTTTTTATTTGTACAGTATTAGTGGGCAAAACACGATTACTTCTCCATTACTTTCTAAAATCAATACTATCAACCTCAACAATATTGCCTCAGGAATTTATATTTATAAAATAATAACAAGCTTAGGTGGAGAGCAAATAGGGAAAATTGCAGTTTTCTAA
- a CDS encoding M57 family metalloprotease, whose product MKKIKSILALSFIALTLLSCNKEDELNQSNEEALKVTPEVLTKLRSLSLNSTDVKVIKNTKLDGTTEDAFLIEGCIVMTEDQLNKMDLHGGITTEQYRTTNLVSPQTIKIVGLSGTGTTALSTNMRAGLQAAVNRYNNLGLTIKFTLTFSSSTAGANIVVRRQVGSAGGVAGFPSGGAPYSSVTLYSGLDTYSTGVNAHVAAHEIGHCIGLRHTDWFSRQSCGQNSNEGTAGVGAILIPGTPSGYDSTSYMRACFGSNETGAFNSNDIIALNYLY is encoded by the coding sequence ATGAAGAAAATTAAATCAATTTTAGCCTTGTCATTCATAGCACTGACGCTATTATCATGCAACAAAGAAGATGAGTTGAATCAATCAAACGAAGAAGCTCTAAAAGTAACGCCGGAAGTGTTAACTAAACTTAGATCACTTTCACTAAATAGCACAGATGTTAAAGTGATTAAAAATACTAAGCTAGATGGGACCACTGAAGATGCATTCTTGATTGAAGGATGTATTGTCATGACAGAAGATCAATTAAATAAAATGGATCTTCACGGAGGTATTACAACAGAACAATACCGCACTACCAATTTAGTATCTCCACAAACTATTAAAATTGTTGGACTATCAGGAACTGGCACAACAGCTCTGTCTACAAATATGCGTGCTGGATTACAAGCAGCAGTAAATAGATACAACAATTTAGGATTGACTATTAAATTTACTCTAACCTTTAGTTCAAGCACTGCAGGTGCAAACATTGTTGTAAGAAGACAAGTTGGATCTGCTGGAGGTGTAGCTGGATTCCCTTCGGGAGGAGCACCATATAGTTCAGTTACATTATATTCTGGATTAGATACTTATTCTACTGGTGTAAATGCACACGTAGCTGCACACGAAATAGGTCACTGTATTGGTTTACGTCATACTGACTGGTTTAGCCGTCAAAGTTGTGGACAAAATTCAAACGAAGGAACAGCTGGTGTTGGAGCAATTCTAATCCCAGGAACCCCTTCTGGATATGATTCAACTTCATATATGAGAGCTTGTTTTGGTTCAAACGAAACTGGAGCATTCAATTCTAATGATATTATAGCTCTTAATTATTTATATTAA
- a CDS encoding tetratricopeptide repeat-containing sensor histidine kinase — translation MEIYAKIAAHSSSPDEVLLFANKLLAMASNNKQFTYIIEAYQSKGVAYRLKGNLKLALKNLFKSADLAIEYKNDKLLTSDYLEIANTYMSNNDFKNTIVYNKKAIAIIRLHGNKEQLAINLLNTGFSYYRLNELDSALSLYNEAAPIFDDIDLKIGKAYTIGNRALVYWKQGKYVIAEQDLLRAIKMLDALGDTFGMADYHNQLGRIYSEQRQTEKAINHTLTALKMAKDLDLKEQIRDATLLLSELYEVVKDYPKAFTYQSQYIAYKDSIENTEATKQLANLRTDFEVSQKEKEIALLEKRQLSNRIYSIVTVFLLLFAILLLLYFRQRFKNTRLMVHNERNQHDEKIKKLLTTQETKTLQSMVQGQENERKRIARELHNHFGSLMATIKVNLNAIDENTISNHHTLTILVDQACTDIRNLSHELNMGISDNFGLVPALKELTSHLQQANGIEVEFTAAMCQEQMSSENEIIVYRIVQELVNNVLKHASATKLSILLTCFDDESLINIIVQDNGKGFSTTEKSKDVSGMGLKTLKEIISDLNGSIKFDSNPASGTTVNIDLPF, via the coding sequence ATGGAGATTTACGCTAAGATAGCTGCGCATTCCTCCTCACCTGACGAAGTATTGTTATTCGCCAATAAATTGTTAGCAATGGCTTCGAATAATAAGCAGTTCACTTATATAATCGAAGCCTATCAATCTAAAGGTGTAGCATACAGGTTAAAAGGCAATTTAAAATTGGCTTTAAAAAATCTTTTTAAAAGTGCTGATCTTGCTATCGAATATAAAAATGACAAACTACTAACGAGTGATTACTTGGAAATTGCCAATACGTACATGTCAAATAATGATTTCAAAAATACAATTGTCTATAACAAGAAAGCCATTGCCATCATACGTCTGCACGGCAATAAAGAACAATTAGCTATCAATCTACTCAATACGGGATTTAGTTATTACAGGCTGAATGAACTCGATTCTGCCTTATCACTTTATAACGAAGCAGCACCCATTTTTGATGACATTGATCTTAAAATTGGAAAGGCATATACCATTGGGAATCGCGCACTAGTTTACTGGAAACAGGGAAAATATGTTATTGCCGAACAAGATCTTCTTAGAGCTATTAAAATGCTTGATGCCCTTGGCGATACATTTGGCATGGCAGATTATCACAACCAGCTGGGACGGATTTATTCTGAACAGAGACAAACCGAAAAAGCGATCAATCATACTCTCACAGCACTCAAGATGGCAAAAGACCTTGACCTGAAAGAGCAAATCAGGGATGCCACTCTACTTTTATCAGAATTATATGAGGTAGTGAAAGACTATCCAAAAGCATTCACTTATCAATCACAATATATAGCTTACAAAGACAGTATAGAAAATACCGAAGCAACAAAACAACTTGCCAACCTTCGTACAGATTTTGAAGTAAGCCAAAAGGAAAAAGAAATCGCATTGTTAGAAAAAAGGCAACTAAGCAACCGGATTTATAGTATCGTTACTGTTTTTCTGTTGCTTTTTGCCATATTATTATTGTTGTATTTTCGGCAACGGTTTAAAAACACTCGGCTCATGGTCCATAATGAACGCAACCAGCATGATGAAAAAATCAAAAAACTGCTAACCACACAGGAAACTAAAACGCTTCAATCTATGGTGCAGGGACAGGAAAATGAGAGAAAACGCATCGCACGGGAGCTGCATAACCATTTTGGAAGCCTGATGGCCACCATAAAAGTGAACTTAAATGCAATCGATGAAAATACTATTTCCAACCACCATACACTGACAATATTAGTAGATCAGGCTTGCACTGATATTCGAAACTTGTCACATGAACTCAATATGGGAATATCGGATAATTTCGGACTTGTACCGGCCTTAAAAGAACTGACATCACATTTACAACAAGCCAACGGCATTGAAGTTGAGTTTACAGCAGCGATGTGTCAGGAGCAAATGAGCTCAGAAAATGAAATAATTGTATACCGCATCGTACAAGAACTCGTAAACAATGTACTGAAACACGCATCAGCCACAAAACTATCCATATTACTGACTTGTTTCGATGATGAAAGCCTGATTAATATAATTGTACAAGACAATGGAAAAGGGTTTAGTACAACCGAAAAATCAAAAGACGTTTCTGGAATGGGTCTCAAAACTCTTAAAGAAATAATATCTGATTTAAACGGCAGTATTAAATTCGACAGCAATCCGGCAAGCGGAACTACTGTAAATATTGATTTGCCTTTTTAA
- a CDS encoding response regulator: MIKVLIVEDHHLFAEGVKSMFKPEDGIEIVEHTKNGNAIPSILDTVAIDVILMDIDMPILDGILCMELLKNKGYDVPILMLTMHQSMKQIKSALEKELSVIFLKMLQKPNSYRALLIPVNARIIFTVKSTSNCLIISETKI; encoded by the coding sequence ATGATAAAAGTATTAATAGTAGAGGATCACCACCTGTTTGCTGAAGGTGTAAAATCGATGTTCAAACCAGAAGATGGTATTGAAATAGTAGAACATACAAAAAACGGAAATGCCATTCCATCTATCTTGGATACTGTAGCAATCGACGTTATTCTTATGGATATTGATATGCCAATATTGGACGGAATACTCTGTATGGAATTACTAAAAAACAAGGGGTATGACGTGCCAATATTAATGCTGACTATGCACCAATCCATGAAGCAAATCAAGAGTGCGCTTGAAAAGGAGCTCTCGGTTATATTCTTAAAGATGCTTCAAAAGCCGAACTCATACAGGGCATTATTGATACCAGTCAACGCAAGAATTATTTTCACAGTAAAATCAACGAGCAATTGTTTAATTATTTCCGAAACAAAAATCTAA